A DNA window from Aythya fuligula isolate bAytFul2 chromosome 4, bAytFul2.pri, whole genome shotgun sequence contains the following coding sequences:
- the LOC116488615 gene encoding interleukin-8-like, which yields MTGKVVAAGMALLLISVIGTEGMALARSGIELRCQCIETHSKFIHPKFIQNVNLTPSGPHCKNVEVIATLKDSREVCLDPTAPWVKLIIKAILDKANTRPDNLS from the exons ATGACGGGCAAGGTTGTGGCTGCTGGCATGGCTCTTCTCCTGATCTCAGTGATCGGAACCGAAG GTATGGCCCTGGCCCGTTCAGGGATTGAACTCCGGTGCCAGTGCATAGAGACCCACTCCAAGTTCATCCACCCCAAATTTATCCAGAACGTGAACCTCACCCCCAGCGGGCCTCACTGCAAGAATGTTGAAGTCAT AGCTACTCTGAAAGACAGCAGAGAAGTGTGCCTGGACCCCACTGCTCCCTGGGTGAAGCTGATTATCAAGGCAATTTTGGACAA gGCAAACACCAGGCCTGACAACTTGTcctaa
- the LOC116489070 gene encoding interleukin-8, translating to MNGKLGVVLAILLISVALSQGRSLVRMGNELRCQCISTHSKFIHPKSIQDVKLTQSGPHCKNVEIIATLKDNREVCLDPTAPWVQLIVKAILAKAQLNSDSPL from the exons ATGAACGGCAAACTTGGGGTTGTCCTGGCTATTCTCCTGATTTCCGTGGCTCTGTCCCAAG GCAGGAGCCTGGTAAGGATGGGAAACGAGCTCCGGTGCCAGTGCATAAGCACTCACTCGAAGTTCATCCACCCTAAATCTATTCAAGATGTGAAGCTGACGCAGAGCGGCCCCCACTGCAAGAACGTTGAAATCAT AGCTACTCTGAAGGACAACAGAGAGGTGTGCTTGGACCCCACTGCTCCCTGGGTGCAGCTGATCGTAAAGGCAATTCTGGCCAA GGCTCAGCTCAATTCTGATTCACctctgtaa